One window of Diabrotica undecimpunctata isolate CICGRU chromosome 8, icDiaUnde3, whole genome shotgun sequence genomic DNA carries:
- the LOC140448479 gene encoding uncharacterized protein: MVDDKVEMNNDSESYTSLNTNDPKNVQELTQYVQSLLQTIQDKFQNMSDQILTRIDEMGNRIDDLEKNIGDLMTQAGVEGTDK, translated from the exons ATGGTCGACGATAAAGTTGAAATGAATAACGACAGCGAAAGTTACACAAGTTTAAACACCAACGATCCAAAAAATGTTCAAGAGTTAACCCAATAT GTACAAAGCTTACTGCAAACTATCCAAGATAAATTCCAGAACATGTCCGACCAAATACTTACAAGAATTGATGAAATGGGCAATCGTATAGATGATTTAGAAAAGAATATAGGGGATCTAATGACTCAGGCTGGCGTGGAAGGAACAGACAAGTAG